The Kineococcus radiotolerans SRS30216 = ATCC BAA-149 genomic interval ATCCGCGCCGCCGCGACCGCCGTCGGCTCCCCGATCATCACCACGATCCAGGAGCTGTCCGCCGCGGTGCAGGCCATCGAGGCCGCGATCGTCCAGGAGCGCAACGGCGGGGGCGTGAACGTCGCGTCCCTGCAGGAGCACACCGCCCGGCTCAACGCCGCCTGGGAGGGCCGGGCGTGACGGCGGGGCGGCCGGCGGGGCGCTTCGGGGCCCGGCTGGCGGAAGCGGTGACCGCGCACGGACCGCTGTGCGCGGGGATCGACCCGCACGCCCCCCTGCTGGCCGCCTGGGGCCTGACCGACGACGCCGCCGGCGTCGAGCGGTTCGGCCGCACCGTCGTGGCCGCGCTGGCCGGGCACGTCGCCTGCGTGAAGCCGCAGGCGGCGTTCTTCGAGCGGCACGGCTCGCGCGGGGTCGCCGCGCTGGAGCGGGTCCTGGCCGACGCCCGCGAGGCGGGGCTGCTGACGATCGTCGACGCCAAGCGCGGCGACATCGGCTCCACCATGGACGGCTACGCCGAGGCCTTCGCGGGCGACTCGCCCCTGGCCGGGGACGCCGTCACCGTCTCGCCCTACCTGGGCTTCGGGTCCCTGCGCCCGGTGCTCGACCTCGCCGCGGCCACCGGACGGGGCGTCTTCGTCCTCGCCCTGACCTCCAACCCCGAGGGCGCGGGCGTCCAGCACGCCACCGGGCCCGACGGCCGCGCGGTGGCCCGGGTCGTGGCGGAGTCGGCGGCCGCGGAGAACGCCGGGGCCGAGCCGTTCGGCGACGTCGGCCTCGTCGTCGGCGCCACCGTCGGCTCCGCCGTGCGGGACCTGGGCATCGACCTCGACGCCGTGAACGGGCCGCTGCTGGCCCCCGGCGTCGGCGCCCAGGGGGCCACCGCGGAGGACCTGCGGCAGGTGTTCGGCGACGCCCGGCGGCTGGTGCTGGCCGCCAGCTCCCGGGAGGTCCTGCGGGCCGGCCCCGAGCCCGTCGCCCTGCGCGACGCCGCGCGCCGCTCGGCGGACGCGGTGCGCGCAGCGCTGTCCGCCTGATGCCCTCCCGGGAGATCGCGCGCGGGCTCGCCGCCCTCACCGTGACCGCCGTGGAGGTCGGGCACGACGAGCTCGAGGCCCGGCGCCAGGTCGGGGCCTTCCTGCGCGGGCTGTCGCTGGACCCGGTGACGGTCCTGCGCGAGGCCGTCGCCGCCGTCGCCGAGCTCGCCCCGGCCGAGATGCGCGAGGCCGGCGGGGAGCACCAGCTCCTCGCCGCCCTCGAGGCCCGCGCCTGGCTGGAGCGGATGACCGCCGACGCCGCGCGCGGCACCGCCCTCTGAGCGCCGGGCCCGCCGCGCCGTCGCCGCCGCGGCGCGGCGGTCGCTAGGATCCCCGCGGAGCTGCGAAGGAGCGCTCCGGTCAGGAGGCAGGTTGTCCAGTCGGAGACGTCCGGGTCAGGCAGACCTCACAGGACACCCCCTCTGTTACAACTGCGTGACGCGGCCCGGATGTGTTTGGTGAGCACCCGCGCATCGCCTAGCGTCAGCCCCCCCGGTGCCCCGCACCGGGACGCGCACGACCCGCAGATGTCGACCCGCAGGAACCACGCCGGAACGAGGACGCAGATGTCGCCCGAGATGCAGGACCCGACGCCCGAGAACGCGCAGCACCCGTCGCGCCGAGCCTTCAGCCTCGCCGCCGTGGCGACGGCCGGGCTGGCCACCCTCACCGCCTGCGCGCAGAGCGAGCGCGACGACTCCGGGGACGAGGGGACCGAGGGGGGCGGCAGCACCCGCGACACGTTCGTCTTCGGCGGGGCCTCCGACCCCGACTCCCTGGACCCGTTCTTCGCCTCCGACGGCGAGACCTTCCGGATCAGCCGGCAGATCTTCGAGGGGCTGGTCTCCACCAAGCCCGGCACCACCGACCTCGCCCCGGCGCTGGCCAGCGACTGGACCACCTCCGAGGACGGCCTCAGCTACACGTTCACCCTGCAGGAGGGGGTGACGTTCTCCAACGGCAAGCCCTTCGACGCCGCGGCCGTCGTCGCGAACTTCGAGCGCTGGTACAACCTCACCGGCATCGCCCAGGGCGAGGACCTTGCGTACTACTACCGCTCCATCTTCCGCGGCTTCAAGACCAACGAGGACGCCGCCCTCACCACCTCGCTGTACGCCGGGTCCACCGCGAACGCCGACGGCACCGTCACCGTCAACCTGACCTCGCCGTTCGCGGGCTTCCTGGCCGCGCTGACCCTGCCGGCCCTCTCGATGCAGGAGACGTCCGCGGTCGAGGCCGGCGGCGGCAACGGCGCCGACGGCAGCGACCCCCGGCAGAGCGCTTACGCCACCTCCGGGCCCGTCGGCACCGGGCCGTACGTCTTCGACTCCTGGGAGCGCGGCCAGCAGGTCACCCTCAAGCGCAACGAGGAGTACTGGGGCGAGAAGGCCAAGACCCCCACCGCCATCGTCCGCTTCATCGGCGACGGCACCGCGCGCAAGACCGCCCTGCAGAACGGCGACATCGACGGCTACGACCTCGTGGCGCCCGCCGACGTGGCGACCCTGGAGTCGGGCGGGTTCCAGATCCAGAACCGGCCCGCCTTCAACATCCTCTACCTCGGCATCAACCAGGCGTTCCCGCCGCTGCAGGACCTCAAGGTCCGCCAGGCCATCGCCCACGCCATCGACAAGGACGCGGTCGTCAAGAACGCGCTGCCCGAGGGCACCGAGGTCGCGACCCAGTTCATGCCGAGCAACGTCATCGGCTGGAACGAGGGGGTCACCACCTACGAGTTCTCCATCGACAAGGCCAAGCAGCTGCTCACCGAGGCCGGCCAGGCGAACCTCACCATCCCGTTCAACTACCCGACCGGCGTCTCGCGGCCCTACATGCCGAACCCGGAGACCATCTTCAAGGCCATCCAGTCGCAGCTGACCGCGGCCGGGATCACCACGACCCCGGTGGCCGAGCAGTGGACGCCGAACTACCTCGACACCGTCCAGGGCGGGGCCAACCACGGCCTGCACCTGCTCGGGTGGACCGGCGACTACAACGACCCGGACAACTTCATCGGCGTGTTCTTCGGCGCGCAGACCAACGAGTGGGGCTTCAACGACCCCGGGTTGTTCGAGGCGCTGGCCGCGGCCCGCACCGTCACCAGCGAGGAGGAGCAGGAGAGCGCCTACCAGGACATCAACGAGCAGATCATGACCCTGCTGCCGGGCATCCCGATC includes:
- the pyrF gene encoding orotidine-5'-phosphate decarboxylase, with translation MTAGRPAGRFGARLAEAVTAHGPLCAGIDPHAPLLAAWGLTDDAAGVERFGRTVVAALAGHVACVKPQAAFFERHGSRGVAALERVLADAREAGLLTIVDAKRGDIGSTMDGYAEAFAGDSPLAGDAVTVSPYLGFGSLRPVLDLAAATGRGVFVLALTSNPEGAGVQHATGPDGRAVARVVAESAAAENAGAEPFGDVGLVVGATVGSAVRDLGIDLDAVNGPLLAPGVGAQGATAEDLRQVFGDARRLVLAASSREVLRAGPEPVALRDAARRSADAVRAALSA
- a CDS encoding ABC transporter substrate-binding protein; translation: MSPEMQDPTPENAQHPSRRAFSLAAVATAGLATLTACAQSERDDSGDEGTEGGGSTRDTFVFGGASDPDSLDPFFASDGETFRISRQIFEGLVSTKPGTTDLAPALASDWTTSEDGLSYTFTLQEGVTFSNGKPFDAAAVVANFERWYNLTGIAQGEDLAYYYRSIFRGFKTNEDAALTTSLYAGSTANADGTVTVNLTSPFAGFLAALTLPALSMQETSAVEAGGGNGADGSDPRQSAYATSGPVGTGPYVFDSWERGQQVTLKRNEEYWGEKAKTPTAIVRFIGDGTARKTALQNGDIDGYDLVAPADVATLESGGFQIQNRPAFNILYLGINQAFPPLQDLKVRQAIAHAIDKDAVVKNALPEGTEVATQFMPSNVIGWNEGVTTYEFSIDKAKQLLTEAGQANLTIPFNYPTGVSRPYMPNPETIFKAIQSQLTAAGITTTPVAEQWTPNYLDTVQGGANHGLHLLGWTGDYNDPDNFIGVFFGAQTNEWGFNDPGLFEALAAARTVTSEEEQESAYQDINEQIMTLLPGIPIASPVPSLAFAAGVEGYTASPVQDEVWNTVTVSDS